One Desulfovibrio fairfieldensis genomic window carries:
- a CDS encoding ABC transporter substrate-binding protein, protein MLKKWIALAMAAVFVLSISGAAMAAGKLVKVPTAWMDEHETFLMWYAKEKGWDKEAGLDVEIKYFNSGADILNALPSGEWVFAGMGAVPAMLGNLRYDTIIIANGNDESMTNGVVVRKDSPISKVKGWNKDYPDVLGSPETVKGKTFLVTTVSSAHYALSSWLNVLGLKDSDVVIKNMDQAQAVGAFENNIGDGVALWAPHLFLAMDKGGVLAADLKMCKKGNPIVLIADAKYANAHPEITAKFLGIYLRAVNMLQKESAESLVPEYRRFFLEWAGKDYAKELALKDIQKHPVYNLEEQLVMFDDSKGQSPAQKWQGEIAEFFTTVGRITPEEAKKVHDGKYATNKFLKMVQTPIPSYK, encoded by the coding sequence ATGTTGAAAAAATGGATTGCCCTGGCAATGGCCGCCGTGTTTGTTCTGAGCATCTCCGGCGCCGCCATGGCCGCCGGGAAACTGGTGAAAGTGCCCACCGCGTGGATGGACGAGCACGAAACCTTCCTGATGTGGTATGCCAAGGAAAAAGGCTGGGATAAAGAAGCCGGTCTGGACGTTGAAATCAAATACTTCAACTCCGGCGCCGACATTCTGAACGCTCTGCCCTCCGGCGAATGGGTCTTCGCGGGCATGGGCGCCGTGCCCGCCATGCTGGGCAACCTGCGTTACGACACCATCATCATTGCCAACGGCAACGATGAATCCATGACCAACGGCGTGGTTGTCCGCAAGGACAGCCCCATCTCCAAAGTCAAGGGCTGGAACAAAGACTACCCCGACGTGCTGGGCAGCCCCGAGACCGTGAAGGGCAAGACCTTCCTGGTCACCACCGTGAGCTCCGCCCACTACGCCCTTTCCTCCTGGCTGAACGTGCTGGGCCTCAAGGACAGCGACGTGGTCATCAAGAACATGGACCAGGCCCAGGCCGTGGGCGCGTTTGAAAACAACATCGGCGACGGCGTGGCCCTGTGGGCGCCGCACCTCTTCCTGGCCATGGACAAGGGCGGCGTGCTGGCCGCCGACCTCAAGATGTGCAAAAAGGGCAACCCCATCGTGCTGATCGCCGATGCCAAGTATGCCAATGCCCATCCTGAGATCACCGCCAAATTCCTGGGCATTTACCTGCGCGCCGTGAACATGCTCCAGAAGGAAAGCGCCGAGAGCCTGGTGCCCGAATACCGTCGTTTCTTCCTGGAATGGGCCGGCAAGGACTATGCCAAGGAGCTGGCCCTGAAGGACATCCAGAAGCACCCCGTGTACAACCTGGAAGAACAGCTGGTCATGTTTGACGACTCCAAGGGCCAGAGCCCGGCTCAGAAGTGGCAGGGCGAAATCGCCGAATTCTTCACCACCGTGGGCCGCATCACCCCCGAGGAAGCCAAGAAGGTTCACGACGGCAAGTACGCCACCAACAAGTTCCTGAAGATGGTTCAGACCCCCATCCCTTCCTACAAGTAA
- a CDS encoding ABC transporter ATP-binding protein, with product MSQQNAKCPPVLKIHCEDISKTFIQKGNQEVPVIKDITLDVYENEFLVVLGPGQSGKSTLLKIIAGLEIPDKGYVTLDGEPITGPGPDRGIVFQSYMLFAWKTVRDNVELGLKLRNVPAAERHNIANHYIKMVGLEGFENHYPHQLSGGMKQRVGIARAYANSPKVMLLDEPFGQLDAQTRMYMQVETARIWEQDKRTVLFVTNNIDEALFLGDRIVLMEGKLPGTIKTEYTINLPRPREHTSMELLELREEIIANTELIL from the coding sequence ATGAGCCAACAGAACGCCAAATGTCCTCCGGTTCTGAAAATCCACTGCGAGGACATCAGCAAGACCTTCATCCAGAAGGGCAACCAGGAAGTGCCGGTCATCAAGGACATTACCCTGGACGTCTATGAAAACGAGTTCCTGGTGGTGCTCGGCCCCGGCCAGAGCGGCAAGTCCACCCTGCTGAAGATCATCGCGGGCCTGGAAATCCCGGACAAGGGCTACGTCACCCTGGACGGCGAGCCGATCACCGGCCCCGGGCCGGACCGCGGCATCGTCTTCCAGAGCTACATGCTCTTCGCCTGGAAAACCGTGCGCGACAACGTGGAGCTGGGCCTCAAGCTGCGCAATGTGCCCGCGGCCGAGCGTCACAACATCGCGAACCATTACATCAAGATGGTGGGCCTGGAAGGTTTTGAAAACCACTACCCCCACCAGTTGTCGGGCGGCATGAAGCAGCGCGTGGGCATCGCACGGGCCTATGCCAACTCGCCCAAGGTCATGCTTCTGGACGAACCCTTCGGCCAGCTCGACGCCCAGACCCGCATGTACATGCAGGTGGAAACCGCCCGCATCTGGGAACAGGACAAACGCACGGTGCTCTTCGTCACCAACAACATCGACGAAGCGCTCTTCCTGGGCGACCGCATCGTGCTGATGGAAGGCAAGCTGCCCGGCACCATCAAGACGGAGTACACCATCAATCTGCCCCGTCCGCGCGAGCACACTTCCATGGAACTGCTGGAACTGCGCGAAGAGATCATCGCCAACACCGAACTGATTCTCTGA
- a CDS encoding ABC transporter permease, which produces MASSSIANETVDHAAERGRFTLYKLITNTYFLYCVSIVAFFSLWHWTAAEKIFRDSLATPAQVLDQMIRLTGMKFAGTNLWGHIWASFQRVIIGFILASVVAVPLGLFMALNKTVHGIVKPLFDLFKPMPPIAWVSIAILWFGIGEFSKVFIIIIGTFVPCLLNAYNGVRLVDPDLYDVIRVLGGKRRDEIFHVCFPASFPAVFAGLQISLSAAWTCVLAAELMNSRDGLGFLIKRGMDTHNPSLVLSGMLLIAAAAWISSLGVSLLERKLCPWKRSIDNV; this is translated from the coding sequence ATGGCGTCTTCATCCATTGCCAACGAAACCGTCGACCATGCGGCTGAACGCGGACGGTTTACGCTCTATAAACTGATTACTAACACGTACTTCCTGTATTGCGTGTCCATTGTGGCCTTTTTCTCGCTCTGGCACTGGACCGCGGCTGAAAAAATCTTCCGCGACTCCCTGGCCACGCCCGCCCAGGTGCTGGATCAGATGATCCGCCTGACCGGCATGAAATTCGCGGGCACCAACCTCTGGGGCCACATCTGGGCCAGCTTCCAGCGCGTCATCATCGGCTTTATCCTGGCCAGCGTCGTGGCCGTGCCCTTGGGCCTGTTCATGGCTTTGAACAAAACAGTCCACGGCATCGTCAAGCCGCTCTTCGACCTGTTCAAGCCCATGCCGCCCATCGCCTGGGTGTCCATCGCCATTTTGTGGTTCGGCATCGGCGAATTCTCCAAGGTCTTCATCATCATCATCGGCACCTTCGTGCCCTGCCTGCTGAACGCTTACAACGGCGTGCGCCTGGTGGACCCGGACCTGTACGACGTCATCCGCGTGCTCGGCGGCAAGCGCCGGGACGAAATCTTCCACGTCTGCTTCCCGGCCTCCTTTCCGGCGGTTTTCGCGGGCCTGCAGATCTCGCTCAGCGCGGCCTGGACCTGCGTGCTGGCCGCCGAACTGATGAACTCCCGCGACGGTCTGGGCTTCCTGATCAAGCGCGGCATGGACACGCACAATCCCTCCCTGGTCCTCAGCGGCATGCTGCTCATCGCGGCGGCGGCCTGGATCAGCTCTCTGGGCGTCTCCCTTCTCGAGCGCAAGCTCTGCCCCTGGAAGCGCAGCATCGACAACGTCTAA
- a CDS encoding ABC transporter permease encodes MAYQTVVVKEPPLLRALPYISIIAFFLIWETAVRSGMIPQTLLAAPSQVFDAFIDKLTNPNPDGAVMATHFKTSLQEAAIGYVLALLVGLPLGLAMGWFKVAEGLFRPIFELIRPIPPIAWIPLTVFWFGIGLTGKVFIIWIAGIVPCVINAYVGVRMTSPVLIQMARTYGANDWQIFTQLCIPSSLPMVFGALQLALAYCWTNLVGAELLAADSGLGFLITMGGRVARPDLIVLGMICVGVSGAIIGIIIDYIEKRLLAGIRR; translated from the coding sequence ATGGCTTATCAGACTGTCGTTGTAAAAGAACCGCCTCTGCTTCGAGCGCTCCCCTATATCAGCATTATCGCCTTTTTCCTTATCTGGGAAACCGCGGTGCGCTCGGGCATGATTCCCCAGACTCTGCTGGCCGCTCCCAGCCAGGTTTTCGACGCCTTCATAGACAAACTGACCAACCCCAACCCCGACGGCGCCGTGATGGCGACCCACTTCAAGACCAGCTTGCAGGAAGCCGCCATCGGCTACGTGCTGGCGCTGCTGGTGGGCCTGCCCCTGGGCCTGGCCATGGGCTGGTTCAAAGTGGCCGAAGGCCTGTTCCGCCCCATTTTCGAACTCATCCGGCCCATCCCGCCCATCGCGTGGATTCCCCTCACCGTGTTCTGGTTCGGCATCGGTCTGACCGGCAAGGTGTTCATCATCTGGATCGCGGGCATTGTGCCCTGCGTGATCAACGCCTACGTGGGCGTGCGCATGACCAGCCCGGTGCTGATCCAGATGGCCAGAACCTACGGGGCCAATGACTGGCAGATTTTCACCCAGTTGTGCATCCCGTCCTCGCTGCCCATGGTTTTCGGCGCGCTCCAGCTTGCTCTGGCCTACTGCTGGACCAACCTGGTGGGCGCGGAACTGCTGGCCGCCGACTCCGGCCTGGGCTTCCTCATCACCATGGGCGGACGCGTGGCCCGGCCTGACCTGATCGTGCTCGGCATGATCTGCGTGGGCGTTTCCGGCGCCATCATCGGGATCATCATCGACTATATCGAAAAGAGGCTGCTGGCCGGCATCAGGAGGTAA
- a CDS encoding ABC transporter ATP-binding protein — MPCQEEADVKIRVNNLTKRFGALTVLDGINFTIKKGELLAIVGPTGCGKTTFLNCLSKLMPATEGDILIDGQEANPKKHNIAYVFQEPTCLPWRTVRENVAYGMEVKGVPKAEREQRASDIMDLVGLSSCADLYPNQVSASMMQRIAVSRAFAVNPDLLLMDEPYGQLDVKLRFYLEDELVNLWQKLNSTILFVTHNIEEAVYVAERILVLTNKPTKVKAEIQVDLPRPRKLIDPRFVELRRQVTELIRWW, encoded by the coding sequence GTGCCCTGTCAGGAAGAAGCTGACGTCAAAATCCGGGTGAATAATCTCACCAAACGTTTTGGCGCTCTCACCGTTCTTGATGGCATCAACTTCACCATCAAAAAAGGGGAGTTACTGGCCATCGTCGGTCCCACCGGTTGCGGTAAGACCACATTTCTGAACTGCCTGTCCAAGCTGATGCCCGCCACGGAGGGCGATATCCTCATCGACGGGCAGGAAGCCAATCCCAAAAAACACAACATCGCCTACGTCTTTCAGGAACCCACCTGCCTGCCCTGGCGCACCGTGCGCGAAAATGTGGCTTACGGCATGGAAGTCAAAGGGGTTCCCAAAGCTGAGCGCGAACAGCGCGCCTCGGACATCATGGATCTTGTCGGCCTTTCCTCCTGCGCCGACCTCTATCCCAACCAGGTTTCAGCCAGCATGATGCAGCGCATCGCGGTGTCGCGCGCTTTCGCCGTGAACCCCGATCTGCTGCTCATGGACGAGCCATACGGACAGTTGGACGTGAAGCTGCGTTTCTACCTTGAAGACGAGCTGGTCAATCTCTGGCAAAAGCTGAACAGCACCATCCTCTTCGTCACGCACAATATCGAGGAGGCCGTGTACGTGGCCGAACGCATTCTGGTGCTGACCAACAAGCCCACCAAGGTCAAGGCGGAAATCCAGGTGGACCTGCCCCGCCCCCGCAAACTTATTGATCCCAGATTTGTGGAGCTGCGCAGGCAGGTCACGGAACTTATCCGCTGGTGGTGA
- a CDS encoding NAD(P)(+) transhydrogenase (Re/Si-specific) subunit beta — MSTLLYNVIAAVLALAILYGLNLMSNVKTAVRGNILSAAAMACAILITMYKDNSLGSPTLWVAIALGTAFGLFLSNKVKMIQMPQLVAFLHGFGGGAAALVGLIMLTDVGTPSAFHRIDACLALCSGMTTIAGSFVAAGKLHQLLPQRPIVLSNHSRIINILLGIMLVALCIYNIAPTFLPWFFIFVMFATGALFGIVFTIRVGGADMPITISLLNSMGGISCAIAGFAVSDPLLIAVGGIVGSAGLMLTRVMCKAMNRKLMPILLGQSSVAGKSGVRAAAAAKAPASQTPKAAQPAQAAAQKDAEIAKLLTTAKNVIIVPGYGMALAQAQHKVKQLADALEARGAKVNYAIHPVAGRMPGHMNVLLAEANVDYEHLLEMDTVNPMFADADLVVIVGANDVVNPAANTAEGTPIYGMPILEADKAKAVIICNYDEKPGYAGVPNPLYTKPGVYMLLGDAAKTVGALAGYAAGQAPASAAAAPAETGAADTAAEAARLLTTAKNVIIVPGYGMALAQAQHKVKQLADALEARGAKVNYAIHPVAGRMPGHMNVLLAEANVDYEHLLEMDTVNPMFPDADLAIIIGANDVVNPAANTAEGTPIYGMPILEVDKAKAVIVCNYDEKPGYAGVDNPLYTKPGVIMMLGDAAQTVGALAGYAAGQVPASAAAAQAEPAKDADSEAARLLTTAKKVIIVPGYGMALAQAQHKVKQLADALEERGAEVDYAIHPVAGRMPGHMNVLLAEANVDYEHLLEMDTVNPMFADADLVVIVGANDVVNPAANTAEGTPIYGMPILEADRAKAVIICNYDEKPGYAGVDNPLYTKPGVIMMLGDAAQTVGNLVKLASGAAPAASAEAASEKAEAQDATQALKTAKNVIIVPGYGMALAQAQHKVKQLADVLEERGATVNYAIHPVAGRMPGHMNVLLAEANVDYEHLLEMDTVNPMFADADLVIIVGANDVVNPAANTAEGTPIYGMPILEADRAKAVIICNYDEKPGYAGVDNPLYTKPGVTLLLGDAGASLDKLLAMAR, encoded by the coding sequence ATGAGCACCTTACTTTACAACGTCATTGCCGCCGTACTTGCTCTGGCCATCCTGTACGGCCTGAACCTGATGAGCAACGTCAAGACGGCCGTGCGCGGCAATATCCTCAGCGCCGCGGCCATGGCCTGCGCCATTCTCATCACCATGTACAAGGACAATTCGCTCGGCTCTCCGACCCTCTGGGTGGCGATAGCATTGGGCACGGCCTTCGGCCTGTTCCTGTCCAACAAGGTCAAGATGATCCAGATGCCCCAGCTGGTGGCCTTCCTGCACGGCTTCGGCGGCGGCGCCGCGGCCCTGGTGGGCCTGATCATGCTGACGGATGTGGGCACGCCCTCCGCATTCCATCGCATTGACGCCTGTCTCGCTCTCTGCTCGGGCATGACGACCATCGCGGGCTCCTTTGTGGCGGCGGGCAAACTGCACCAGCTGCTGCCGCAGCGGCCCATCGTGCTCTCCAACCACAGCCGGATCATCAACATCCTGCTGGGCATCATGCTCGTTGCCCTGTGCATTTACAACATTGCGCCGACGTTCCTTCCCTGGTTCTTCATCTTTGTGATGTTCGCCACCGGCGCGCTGTTCGGCATCGTCTTCACCATCCGGGTAGGCGGCGCGGACATGCCCATCACCATTTCCCTGCTCAACTCCATGGGCGGCATTTCCTGCGCCATCGCCGGTTTCGCCGTGTCCGACCCGCTGCTCATCGCCGTGGGCGGCATTGTGGGTTCCGCCGGTCTGATGCTCACCCGCGTCATGTGCAAGGCCATGAACCGCAAGCTGATGCCCATCCTGCTGGGCCAATCCTCCGTGGCCGGCAAATCCGGCGTCCGGGCGGCAGCCGCCGCCAAAGCGCCCGCGTCCCAGACCCCCAAGGCCGCGCAGCCCGCTCAGGCCGCCGCGCAGAAGGACGCTGAAATCGCCAAGCTGCTGACCACGGCCAAGAACGTGATCATCGTACCCGGCTACGGCATGGCCCTGGCCCAGGCCCAGCACAAGGTCAAACAGCTGGCCGACGCCCTGGAAGCCAGAGGCGCCAAGGTCAATTACGCCATTCATCCCGTGGCGGGCCGCATGCCCGGCCACATGAACGTGCTTCTGGCCGAAGCCAATGTGGATTACGAGCACCTGCTGGAAATGGACACGGTCAATCCCATGTTCGCGGACGCGGATCTGGTGGTCATCGTGGGCGCAAACGACGTGGTCAACCCGGCGGCCAACACCGCCGAAGGCACCCCCATTTACGGCATGCCCATTCTGGAAGCGGACAAGGCCAAGGCCGTGATCATCTGCAACTATGATGAAAAGCCCGGCTACGCCGGGGTGCCCAACCCGCTTTACACCAAGCCCGGCGTGTACATGCTGCTGGGCGACGCGGCCAAGACCGTGGGCGCGCTGGCCGGTTACGCTGCCGGACAGGCTCCCGCTTCCGCAGCCGCCGCTCCGGCCGAAACGGGCGCTGCGGATACCGCCGCCGAGGCCGCCCGACTGCTGACCACGGCCAAGAACGTGATCATTGTGCCCGGCTACGGCATGGCCCTGGCCCAGGCCCAGCACAAGGTCAAGCAACTGGCCGACGCCCTGGAGGCCAGAGGCGCCAAGGTCAATTACGCCATCCATCCCGTGGCGGGCCGCATGCCCGGCCATATGAACGTGCTCCTGGCCGAAGCCAATGTGGATTACGAGCACCTGCTGGAAATGGACACGGTCAATCCCATGTTCCCGGATGCCGATCTGGCCATCATCATCGGCGCCAACGACGTGGTCAACCCGGCGGCCAACACCGCCGAAGGCACCCCCATTTACGGCATGCCCATTCTGGAAGTGGACAAGGCCAAGGCCGTGATCGTCTGCAACTACGATGAAAAGCCCGGTTACGCCGGTGTGGACAACCCGCTTTACACCAAGCCCGGCGTAATCATGATGCTGGGCGACGCCGCCCAGACCGTGGGCGCGCTGGCCGGTTACGCCGCCGGACAGGTTCCCGCTTCCGCTGCCGCCGCCCAGGCCGAGCCCGCCAAAGACGCCGACTCGGAGGCCGCCCGCCTGCTGACCACGGCCAAGAAGGTGATCATCGTGCCCGGCTACGGCATGGCCCTGGCCCAGGCCCAGCACAAGGTCAAGCAACTGGCCGACGCGCTGGAAGAACGCGGCGCCGAAGTCGACTACGCCATCCATCCCGTGGCGGGCCGCATGCCCGGCCACATGAACGTGCTCCTGGCCGAGGCCAACGTGGATTACGAGCATCTGCTGGAAATGGACACGGTCAATCCCATGTTCGCGGACGCGGATCTGGTGGTCATCGTGGGCGCAAACGACGTGGTCAACCCGGCGGCCAACACCGCCGAAGGCACCCCTATTTACGGCATGCCCATTCTGGAAGCGGACAGGGCCAAGGCCGTGATCATCTGCAACTATGATGAAAAGCCCGGTTACGCGGGCGTGGACAACCCGCTTTACACCAAGCCCGGCGTAATCATGATGCTGGGCGACGCCGCCCAGACCGTGGGCAACCTGGTCAAGCTCGCATCGGGCGCGGCGCCCGCCGCGTCTGCCGAGGCGGCGTCGGAAAAGGCGGAAGCCCAGGACGCCACACAGGCGCTCAAGACCGCCAAGAACGTGATCATCGTGCCCGGCTACGGCATGGCCCTGGCCCAGGCCCAGCACAAGGTCAAGCAACTGGCCGATGTGCTGGAGGAACGCGGCGCCACGGTCAATTACGCCATCCATCCCGTGGCGGGCCGCATGCCCGGCCATATGAACGTGCTTCTGGCCGAAGCCAATGTGGATTACGAGCATCTGCTGGAAATGGACACGGTCAATCCCATGTTCGCGGACGCGGATCTGGTGATCATTGTGGGCGCCAACGACGTGGTCAACCCGGCGGCCAACACCGCCGAAGGCACCCCCATTTACGGCATGCCCATTCTGGAAGCGGACAGGGCCAAGGCCGTGATCATCTGCAACTATGACGAAAAGCCCGGTTACGCGGGCGTGGACAACCCCCTCTATACCAAGCCCGGCGTCACCTTGCTGCTGGGCGACGCCGGAGCCAGCCTGGACAAGCTGCTGGCCATGGCGCGCTGA
- a CDS encoding NAD(P) transhydrogenase subunit alpha encodes MFILLLVFVAALVIGYKVLSHIPSLLHTPLMSSMNALDGVIILGALTATHLATTPLGAFLGGCGIALAVTNVFGGFDITHKMLKMIAGKKR; translated from the coding sequence ATGTTCATTCTTTTACTGGTCTTTGTTGCCGCGCTGGTCATCGGCTACAAGGTACTCAGCCATATTCCCAGCCTTTTGCATACGCCGTTGATGTCCAGCATGAATGCGCTCGACGGGGTCATCATTCTGGGCGCCCTGACGGCCACCCATCTTGCCACCACCCCCCTGGGCGCGTTCCTGGGCGGCTGCGGCATCGCGCTGGCCGTCACCAACGTTTTTGGCGGCTTCGACATCACCCACAAGATGTTGAAGATGATCGCGGGGAAAAAGCGCTAG
- a CDS encoding NAD(P) transhydrogenase subunit alpha translates to MKFSGMTIGVPKEIMPGEGRVSSTPETVKKMVAEGATVLVQKTAGDGSFFSDDEYVAAGATMVDGAEEVFAKADVILKVKEPLFNKDVNKHESDMLRDGQYLITFLHPAAPVNREPMKKLRDTGCISLTLDGIPRISRAQSMDALTSMSTVAGYKSVLMAANYMSKFMPMVGTAVGVIKPANVVVIGTGVAGLQAVATAKRLGAVVTAIDIRPDAAEQAKSLGAKAFDTGVPANVAVGEGGYAQRLPDEWLAKEIEAIKPVIKDADMVILTALIPGKLAPVLITEEMVKSMAPGSVIVDVAIDQGGNCALTKAGEEITAYGVTISGIKNIPGMMPTSSTWMFAHNIYNLLAFLAKDGKIVLDRNDPIVASSLTTINKEIVHAGAKEAGL, encoded by the coding sequence ATGAAATTTTCAGGTATGACCATCGGTGTTCCCAAAGAAATCATGCCCGGCGAAGGCCGCGTTTCCTCCACCCCCGAGACTGTGAAAAAGATGGTCGCCGAAGGCGCCACCGTGCTCGTGCAGAAAACGGCCGGCGACGGCTCGTTCTTCTCCGATGACGAATATGTGGCCGCCGGCGCGACCATGGTTGACGGCGCGGAAGAAGTCTTCGCCAAAGCCGACGTCATCCTCAAGGTGAAGGAGCCCCTGTTCAACAAGGACGTGAACAAGCACGAAAGCGACATGCTGCGCGACGGGCAGTACCTGATCACCTTCCTGCATCCCGCCGCCCCGGTGAACCGCGAACCCATGAAAAAGCTTCGCGACACCGGCTGCATCAGCCTGACCCTCGACGGCATTCCGCGTATTTCCCGCGCCCAGAGCATGGACGCCCTGACCTCCATGAGCACCGTGGCCGGATATAAGAGCGTGCTCATGGCCGCCAACTACATGAGCAAGTTCATGCCCATGGTCGGCACCGCCGTGGGCGTGATCAAGCCCGCCAACGTCGTGGTCATCGGCACCGGCGTGGCCGGCCTGCAGGCCGTGGCCACCGCCAAACGCCTGGGCGCCGTGGTCACCGCCATCGACATCCGTCCCGACGCCGCCGAACAGGCCAAGTCGCTGGGCGCCAAGGCTTTCGACACCGGCGTGCCCGCCAACGTGGCCGTCGGCGAGGGCGGCTACGCCCAGCGCCTGCCCGACGAATGGCTGGCCAAGGAAATCGAGGCCATCAAGCCGGTCATCAAGGACGCCGACATGGTGATCCTCACCGCGCTGATCCCCGGCAAGCTGGCCCCGGTGCTGATCACCGAGGAAATGGTCAAATCCATGGCCCCCGGTTCCGTCATCGTGGACGTGGCCATCGACCAGGGCGGCAACTGCGCCCTGACCAAGGCCGGCGAGGAAATCACGGCCTACGGCGTGACCATCAGCGGCATCAAGAACATCCCCGGCATGATGCCCACCAGCTCCACCTGGATGTTCGCCCACAACATCTACAACCTGCTTGCCTTCCTGGCCAAGGACGGCAAGATCGTGCTGGATCGCAACGATCCCATCGTGGCTTCCTCGCTGACCACGATCAACAAGGAAATCGTCCACGCCGGCGCCAAAGAAGCCGGTCTGTAG
- a CDS encoding aspartate aminotransferase family protein: MAQSFNAAELIADDKKYVWHHLTQHKVFEKSDPTVFVEGKGMRIKDIYGKEYLDAVSGGVWTVNLGYGNETLVKAVSDQLMQLCYFANGFGNIPTIQFSKKLIEKMPGMSRVYLSNSGSEANEKAFKIVRQISQLKHGGKKYKIVYRNRDYHGTTITTLSACGQEERKNQYGPFTPGFVEFPACSEYRSPYPAGTTNLGEKFARELEAVVQKEDPDTVGAVIIEPITAGGGVIVPPEGYYETLTEICKKYGLLLIIDEVVCGLGRTGKWFGYQHFNVQPDIVTMAKGVAAGYAPISCTVTTEQVFQDFLADPSDRDSYFRDISTFGGCTAGPAAGYANINYMEEHKVLENVVKMGDYLMDGLKALEKKYEIIGDVRGKGLFCGLELVKSRTTKEPVSEATAGAVVGECMKQGVIIGKTSRCFRELNNTLCLAPALIAGTAEIDEILKALDKAFQVVKA; this comes from the coding sequence ATGGCCCAGTCCTTTAATGCCGCTGAACTGATCGCCGACGACAAGAAATACGTCTGGCATCACCTCACCCAGCACAAAGTCTTTGAAAAATCCGATCCCACTGTTTTTGTCGAAGGCAAGGGCATGCGGATCAAGGACATCTACGGCAAAGAGTATCTGGATGCCGTTTCCGGCGGCGTCTGGACGGTCAACCTCGGTTACGGCAACGAAACCCTGGTCAAGGCCGTGAGCGACCAGCTCATGCAGCTCTGCTACTTTGCCAACGGCTTCGGCAACATCCCCACCATCCAGTTCTCCAAAAAACTGATTGAGAAGATGCCCGGCATGAGCCGCGTGTATCTTTCCAACTCCGGTTCCGAAGCCAATGAAAAGGCCTTCAAGATCGTCCGCCAGATTTCCCAGCTCAAGCACGGCGGCAAGAAATACAAGATCGTCTACCGCAACCGCGACTACCACGGCACCACCATCACCACGCTGAGCGCCTGCGGCCAGGAAGAACGCAAGAACCAGTACGGCCCCTTCACCCCCGGCTTCGTGGAATTCCCGGCCTGCTCCGAATACCGTTCGCCCTACCCCGCCGGCACCACCAACCTGGGCGAAAAATTCGCCCGCGAGCTTGAAGCCGTGGTGCAGAAGGAAGATCCGGACACCGTGGGCGCCGTGATCATCGAGCCCATCACCGCTGGCGGCGGCGTCATCGTGCCGCCCGAAGGCTACTACGAAACCCTGACCGAAATCTGCAAGAAGTACGGCCTGCTGCTGATCATCGACGAAGTGGTCTGCGGCCTCGGCAGAACCGGCAAATGGTTCGGCTACCAGCACTTCAACGTCCAGCCCGACATCGTGACCATGGCCAAGGGCGTGGCCGCCGGTTACGCGCCCATTTCCTGCACCGTGACCACCGAGCAGGTCTTCCAGGACTTCCTGGCCGATCCCTCTGACCGCGACAGCTACTTCCGCGACATCAGCACCTTCGGCGGCTGCACCGCCGGTCCCGCCGCCGGTTACGCCAACATCAACTACATGGAAGAGCACAAGGTTCTCGAAAACGTCGTCAAGATGGGCGATTACCTCATGGACGGCCTGAAGGCTCTGGAAAAGAAGTACGAAATCATCGGCGACGTGCGCGGCAAGGGCCTGTTCTGCGGGCTCGAACTGGTCAAGAGCCGCACCACCAAGGAGCCCGTGTCCGAAGCCACGGCCGGAGCCGTGGTGGGCGAATGCATGAAGCAGGGCGTGATCATCGGCAAGACCAGCCGCTGCTTCCGCGAACTGAACAACACCCTTTGCCTGGCCCCGGCGCTGATCGCCGGCACGGCCGAGATCGACGAAATCCTGAAGGCTCTGGACAAGGCCTTCCAGGTGGTGAAGGCCTAA